A single window of Hymenobacter sp. APR13 DNA harbors:
- a CDS encoding sugar MFS transporter, with translation MAAPITSSIPTPTDTPPGQEAPRYTSALASLTVLFFMMGFITCLNDILIPYLKAIFNLSYTQANFINLCFFGAYFVMGIPAGKAVERLGYKGGMLLGFVVAAIGAFLFYPAAESRSYGLFLGALFVLATGVVLLQVAGNPYVAILGPAKSAPARLTLTQAFNSLGTTIAPLLGSALILSNLPDLDTAASAAAIDVRAVQMPYLAIGGVLLVISALLFILKLPVISHAHTEDVPGRRAWHYRHLVLGMVGIFAYVGGEVAIGSHIVSYLHLSDVMGLSPKSAGDMVTYYWGGAMVGRFLGAYLLNKFNPGRLLAFNALGAVLLVLISVSTTGEVAMWSLLAVGLMNSIMFATIFTLAVAGLGRHTQEASGLLNVAIVGGAVVPLLFGLVADASTLRWAFVLPVLCYAYILWYGISGHKTREA, from the coding sequence ACTCACCGTGCTGTTTTTTATGATGGGGTTTATTACCTGTCTGAACGATATCCTGATTCCGTACCTGAAGGCCATTTTCAACCTCTCCTACACCCAGGCCAACTTCATCAACCTGTGCTTCTTTGGGGCCTACTTCGTGATGGGTATTCCGGCGGGTAAGGCCGTGGAACGCCTGGGCTACAAAGGCGGCATGCTGCTGGGCTTCGTGGTGGCCGCCATTGGCGCTTTCTTGTTTTACCCCGCTGCCGAAAGCCGCTCCTATGGCTTGTTTCTGGGCGCGCTGTTTGTGCTGGCCACGGGCGTGGTGCTGCTGCAGGTAGCCGGCAACCCCTACGTAGCCATTCTGGGCCCGGCCAAATCGGCCCCGGCCCGCCTCACGCTCACGCAGGCGTTCAACTCGCTGGGCACTACCATTGCCCCGTTGCTGGGCTCGGCCCTCATTTTGTCGAACCTGCCTGACCTGGACACGGCAGCCTCTGCCGCCGCCATTGACGTGCGTGCCGTGCAGATGCCGTATCTGGCTATTGGCGGTGTTCTGCTTGTAATCAGTGCGTTACTCTTCATACTGAAGCTGCCCGTTATTTCGCACGCCCACACCGAAGACGTGCCCGGCCGCCGCGCCTGGCATTACCGCCACCTGGTGCTGGGCATGGTGGGCATTTTCGCCTACGTGGGCGGCGAAGTAGCTATTGGTTCGCACATTGTGAGCTACCTGCATTTGTCCGACGTAATGGGGCTGTCTCCTAAATCGGCTGGTGATATGGTGACCTATTACTGGGGCGGCGCCATGGTAGGCCGCTTCCTGGGGGCTTATCTGCTCAACAAGTTCAACCCCGGCCGCCTACTGGCCTTCAACGCCCTGGGTGCCGTGCTGCTGGTGCTGATTTCAGTGAGCACCACCGGCGAAGTGGCCATGTGGAGCCTGCTGGCCGTGGGTTTGATGAACTCCATCATGTTTGCCACCATCTTCACGCTGGCCGTGGCCGGCCTGGGCCGCCACACCCAGGAAGCTTCGGGCCTGCTGAACGTAGCCATTGTGGGCGGTGCCGTGGTGCCGCTGCTGTTCGGTTTGGTAGCCGATGCCAGCACCCTGCGCTGGGCCTTCGTGCTGCCCGTGCTGTGCTACGCCTATATTCTGTGGTACGGCATTTCGGGCCACAAGACCCGGGAGGCATAA